A region of Mammaliicoccus sp. Dog046 DNA encodes the following proteins:
- a CDS encoding D-alanine--D-alanine ligase, whose protein sequence is MSKKNICIIYGGKSAEHDVSILTAQNVINAVDFNQFIVDIIYITNDGDWIKREQSINEEITDIEQLRLTSDELTPISKLLEVSNNGEAYSAVFPLLHGPNGEDGTIQGLFEVLDIPYVGNGVLAASSSMDKLVMKHLFAHRGLPQLPYVSFLKSEYEKYEHNIVELIQNKLEYPVFVKPANLGSSVGISKCTNKEELISGIEEAFQFDRKLVIEQGVDAREIEVAVLGNDYPETTLPGEVVKDVQFYDYKSKYKDGKVQLQIPADVDEETATTLRNMAVEAFKATDCSGLVRADFFLTEDNTIYINETNAMPGFTQYSMYPLLWENMNLSYTELITKLIELAIERYNNKKAIKYKID, encoded by the coding sequence ATGTCTAAAAAAAATATATGTATCATTTATGGTGGTAAAAGTGCTGAACACGATGTATCAATATTAACAGCACAAAATGTTATCAATGCAGTGGATTTCAATCAATTCATCGTTGATATCATTTATATCACTAATGATGGTGATTGGATCAAACGTGAGCAATCTATAAACGAGGAAATCACGGATATCGAACAACTTCGTTTAACAAGTGACGAGCTTACACCTATTTCTAAATTATTAGAGGTAAGTAATAATGGAGAAGCGTATAGTGCTGTATTTCCACTATTACATGGTCCAAACGGGGAAGATGGAACAATTCAAGGACTATTTGAAGTATTAGATATTCCTTACGTAGGGAATGGTGTACTAGCAGCATCAAGTTCTATGGATAAGCTAGTAATGAAACATTTATTTGCACATAGAGGATTACCTCAATTACCATATGTAAGCTTCCTGAAAAGTGAGTATGAAAAGTATGAGCATAATATAGTTGAATTAATTCAAAATAAATTAGAGTATCCAGTGTTTGTAAAACCAGCAAACCTTGGATCAAGTGTTGGTATTAGTAAATGTACTAATAAGGAAGAATTGATTTCAGGTATAGAAGAAGCATTTCAATTTGACCGCAAACTTGTTATTGAACAAGGTGTAGATGCTAGAGAAATTGAAGTTGCAGTATTAGGTAATGATTATCCGGAAACGACATTACCAGGTGAAGTCGTTAAAGATGTTCAGTTTTATGATTATAAATCTAAATACAAAGATGGCAAAGTTCAACTTCAAATTCCTGCTGATGTAGATGAAGAAACGGCTACGACTTTACGTAATATGGCTGTTGAAGCTTTTAAAGCAACAGATTGTTCAGGATTAGTAAGAGCGGATTTCTTCTTAACTGAAGACAACACAATTTATATAAATGAAACGAATGCAATGCCTGGGTTCACTCAATATAGTATGTATCCATTACTATGGGAGAACATGAACTTAAGTTACACTGAACTCATCACAAAGTTAATTGAGTTAGCGATAGAACGTTATAATAATAAGAAAGCT